A single region of the Elusimicrobiota bacterium genome encodes:
- the dapB gene encoding 4-hydroxy-tetrahydrodipicolinate reductase, which yields MSSPRKIKIAVGGLYGRLGSRVAALAESDERVSLVGGLVREPRHEGASETVAIGIKAAEIMEMADVLIEFTNPQATLAHLDEIKTMGKAAVIGTTGFSSDEARRVGDIAKSMPIVLDANFSLGIAMIRRAINSAVGALGEDFDSGLVELHRRGKKDSPSGTALDLAGLLTDVTGEKPDICSLRLGDIPGEHTVYLTTPYEVIEFGHRVYSRDAFAAGALFAARWAHGQKPGLYRFSNVLEAAHGKHR from the coding sequence ATGAGTTCGCCGCGTAAAATTAAAATCGCGGTCGGCGGTTTGTACGGACGCTTGGGCTCCCGCGTGGCCGCTTTGGCTGAGTCCGACGAGCGCGTGTCGTTGGTGGGCGGGTTGGTCCGTGAGCCGCGTCACGAGGGCGCGAGCGAAACCGTCGCCATCGGGATCAAGGCCGCCGAAATCATGGAAATGGCCGACGTGTTGATTGAGTTCACGAATCCGCAGGCGACGCTAGCCCATTTAGATGAAATCAAAACCATGGGCAAGGCCGCGGTGATCGGCACCACCGGATTTTCAAGCGACGAAGCGCGCCGGGTCGGCGACATCGCCAAGTCCATGCCCATTGTTTTAGACGCCAACTTTTCTTTGGGCATCGCCATGATCCGCAGGGCCATCAACAGCGCGGTTGGGGCCCTGGGAGAAGATTTCGACAGCGGCTTGGTTGAACTTCACCGCCGGGGCAAAAAAGATTCGCCCAGCGGCACGGCGCTTGATCTGGCCGGTCTCTTGACCGATGTGACCGGGGAAAAACCGGATATTTGTTCGTTGAGGCTGGGGGATATTCCGGGCGAGCATACCGTTTATTTGACGACGCCTTACGAGGTTATTGAATTCGGCCATCGCGTTTATTCCCGGGACGCGTTTGCCGCGGGCGCGCTGTTTGCGGCCCGTTGGGCGCACGGCCAAAAGCCTGGGCTCTACCGTTTTTCGAATGTTTTGGAGGCGGCTCATGGCAAGCATCGTTAG
- a CDS encoding aminotransferase class I/II-fold pyridoxal phosphate-dependent enzyme: MASIVSKRLDRLSQYLFVQVRQGLGHRSAYKPIDLSVGDPDEGVNQQILEEAFRVALRAKGANRYPPGRGQIGLRRAIARWMQDRYGARFDPEREIAVCSGSKEGIAHLIHVLIDPGQKLLTGSLAYPVYGRAAGLAGGTTEILTMEENNGFWLDYAKSKGGKAICFNYPNNPTGACVTREHFKELTAWAKKKDVFMISDAAYNEMSFGNRAAPSIFEIPQARGRAVEFHSFSKSFGLPGLRLGWVCGEPDVISALLKLKDTYDSGVCNWVQSVGQFLLEMPERDAELRRLRAIYGRRRAVAEEALGAMGFGVFRSGATFYVWARPGRSHFTAELKERVNVLTVPGEGFGPGGNSYMRFALCQSEGRIKEALARVASVVDLASGRRQKQRS; this comes from the coding sequence ATGGCAAGCATCGTTAGCAAAAGGCTCGATCGTCTTAGCCAGTATTTATTCGTGCAGGTCCGCCAGGGGCTCGGGCATCGATCCGCTTACAAACCCATCGACTTGAGCGTGGGCGACCCGGACGAGGGCGTTAACCAGCAGATTCTGGAAGAGGCTTTCCGCGTGGCCTTGCGAGCCAAAGGCGCCAACCGCTACCCTCCCGGCCGCGGCCAAATCGGTTTGCGCCGGGCCATTGCCCGATGGATGCAGGATCGCTACGGCGCGCGTTTCGACCCGGAGCGCGAGATCGCGGTTTGTTCCGGCTCGAAAGAGGGCATCGCTCACTTGATTCACGTGCTCATCGACCCGGGGCAGAAGCTTCTGACCGGGTCCTTGGCTTACCCGGTGTACGGCCGCGCCGCGGGGTTGGCCGGGGGGACCACGGAAATATTGACGATGGAGGAGAACAATGGATTCTGGCTCGATTACGCCAAATCCAAAGGCGGCAAAGCGATTTGCTTCAATTATCCTAATAATCCCACCGGCGCCTGCGTGACACGCGAGCATTTCAAGGAATTGACGGCCTGGGCCAAGAAAAAAGACGTTTTTATGATTTCCGACGCCGCTTACAATGAAATGAGCTTCGGCAACCGAGCGGCTCCCAGTATTTTTGAGATTCCCCAAGCGCGCGGGCGGGCCGTCGAGTTTCATTCTTTTTCCAAGTCGTTCGGCTTGCCGGGCTTGCGCTTGGGCTGGGTTTGCGGCGAGCCGGATGTCATCAGCGCGCTGTTGAAGCTCAAGGACACTTATGATTCGGGCGTCTGCAATTGGGTTCAATCCGTCGGGCAGTTTTTGTTGGAGATGCCGGAGCGCGACGCCGAATTGCGGCGTTTAAGGGCAATTTACGGCCGCCGCCGGGCCGTGGCCGAGGAGGCCTTGGGCGCCATGGGATTCGGCGTGTTTCGTTCGGGGGCGACTTTTTATGTTTGGGCTCGCCCCGGCCGCTCTCATTTTACGGCCGAGCTCAAGGAGCGCGTTAATGTGCTGACCGTGCCCGGGGAAGGATTCGGCCCGGGTGGCAATAGCTATATGCGTTTCGCTTTATGCCAGAGCGAAGGCCGAATCAAAGAAGCCCTCGCGCGCGTGGCCTCGGTGGTGGATTTAGCATCGGGACGCCGCCAAAAACAGCGCTCTTGA
- the dapF gene encoding diaminopimelate epimerase — translation MTGSKPRRLSVRKYSATGNTFVLLDLRDAANRALKAASLPAAARRLSGEFATDGLIAISGVKSSKPAVRMTFFNPDGSRAFCGNGTRTSGFYEWGRRRVPPGGAIMVLTDAGAIPVGVKKSAAALLNIEPPRFMEPAAVEIEAGGSLSAIFHRVWSGCPHAVCLVPSVRDAAVESIGRSVRYHRAFAPEGTNVDFVEVLAPGRLAVRTYERGVERETKSCGSGVLASVFAAKSLGKIPGPIADVQTQGGRMKVVADGGHYGLEGGIDLVFEGGVFI, via the coding sequence ATGACCGGCTCAAAACCGCGCCGCTTGTCGGTTCGCAAATATTCGGCCACGGGCAATACATTTGTTCTTTTAGATTTGCGCGACGCCGCCAACCGGGCGCTCAAGGCGGCGTCCTTGCCTGCGGCTGCGCGGCGTCTCTCCGGAGAATTTGCCACGGACGGATTGATCGCGATCTCCGGCGTTAAAAGTTCCAAGCCCGCCGTGCGTATGACGTTTTTTAACCCGGACGGCAGCCGGGCTTTTTGCGGCAATGGGACCAGGACCAGCGGATTTTACGAGTGGGGTCGCAGAAGGGTCCCCCCCGGCGGCGCGATCATGGTGCTCACCGACGCCGGCGCGATTCCCGTGGGCGTCAAAAAAAGCGCGGCCGCTCTTTTGAATATCGAACCGCCTCGATTTATGGAACCCGCCGCCGTCGAGATCGAGGCCGGCGGCTCGCTGTCCGCTATTTTTCACCGGGTTTGGTCGGGGTGCCCTCATGCGGTGTGTTTAGTCCCCAGCGTCAGGGATGCGGCTGTCGAAAGCATCGGGCGTTCGGTGCGTTACCATCGCGCCTTCGCGCCCGAGGGAACGAACGTGGACTTCGTTGAAGTTTTGGCGCCCGGCCGCTTGGCTGTCCGGACTTATGAGCGCGGCGTTGAGCGGGAAACAAAATCCTGCGGCAGCGGCGTGCTGGCCTCGGTGTTCGCGGCAAAATCGTTGGGCAAGATTCCCGGTCCCATCGCCGACGTGCAAACGCAGGGCGGCCGCATGAAAGTCGTCGCCGATGGCGGGCATTACGGCCTTGAGGGCGGCATTGATCTGGTTTTTGAAGGAGGAGTCTTTATATGA
- the mtnP gene encoding S-methyl-5'-thioadenosine phosphorylase, translating to MKSSAGVKIGVIGGSGLYQMEGCRLIRQVSVKTPFGRPSDSIAIVDVAGIPVAFLPRHARGHRILPTEINARANIFALKSLGVERVLSVGATGSLKEELAPMHLVIPDQLVDKTRLRVQSFFGQGMVAHVQFDRPICPALSRVVVDSAGDLGLPAHDGGVYVCMEGPAFSTRAESLEHRRSGYSVIGMTALPEAKLAREAELCFSLIAFVTDYDCWKEGEEAVNASKVIENLKEGVNRVQRVLKDAIPKISRLPRAGCPCPDALSTALVTDPKYMSRSTAQKLRLLVGRYVKK from the coding sequence ATGAAATCGTCAGCCGGCGTCAAAATCGGGGTGATCGGCGGCAGCGGTCTTTATCAGATGGAAGGCTGCCGTTTGATCCGCCAGGTCAGCGTGAAAACGCCGTTCGGCCGGCCCTCCGATTCCATCGCCATCGTTGATGTGGCCGGAATCCCGGTGGCTTTTCTGCCCAGGCATGCGCGCGGGCATCGCATTTTGCCCACGGAAATCAACGCCCGGGCCAATATTTTCGCCTTGAAATCGCTCGGCGTTGAACGGGTGCTGAGCGTGGGCGCCACGGGAAGCTTGAAGGAGGAATTGGCGCCCATGCATTTGGTGATCCCGGATCAGCTGGTGGATAAAACGCGTTTAAGGGTGCAGAGTTTTTTCGGGCAGGGGATGGTGGCCCATGTGCAATTTGACCGGCCGATCTGCCCGGCACTCTCCCGCGTCGTCGTTGACAGCGCCGGGGATTTGGGTTTGCCCGCTCATGACGGCGGGGTTTATGTGTGCATGGAGGGCCCGGCCTTCTCAACCAGAGCGGAATCGTTGGAGCACCGGCGTTCGGGTTATTCGGTGATCGGCATGACCGCTTTGCCGGAGGCCAAGCTCGCCCGGGAAGCCGAACTATGTTTTTCGTTGATCGCCTTTGTCACGGATTACGATTGCTGGAAGGAAGGCGAAGAAGCGGTTAACGCCTCCAAGGTGATCGAGAATTTAAAGGAAGGCGTCAATCGCGTCCAGCGCGTTTTAAAAGACGCCATCCCCAAGATCAGCCGTTTGCCTAGGGCCGGTTGCCCGTGTCCGGATGCCTTGTCCACGGCCTTAGTCACCGATCCTAAATACATGAGCCGCTCCACGGCCCAAAAACTCAGGCTTTTGGTGGGCCGCTACGTGAAAAAATAG
- a CDS encoding 4-hydroxy-tetrahydrodipicolinate synthase, which translates to MKLRGILTALATPFKDGAVDWASLEHFVRWQIEEGVGGLVPCGTTGESPALSEEEHLGVIRKTVEIAKGRVPVLAGCGGNATKKTLELATKVSALGVDALLVVTPYYNKPTQQGLYHHYAQIAAGVRTPICIYNVPGRTSVNIEPATVLRLAKEFPTIKAIKESSGNLDQASAIIREAPEGFAVLSGDDSLTLPMLAVGAAGAVSVVGNVAPRLAADCCAAWDRSDIEGARQIHLRLFPLVRSLFVESNPAPVKWALKRLGRFASGELRAPLVEIEPSNAQKVERALRDAGLIKEPVTA; encoded by the coding sequence ATGAAGCTGCGCGGAATTTTAACGGCCTTGGCGACACCGTTTAAAGACGGCGCCGTTGATTGGGCGTCGTTGGAACATTTTGTGCGTTGGCAAATAGAAGAAGGCGTGGGCGGTCTTGTTCCTTGCGGCACCACCGGGGAATCTCCGGCCTTAAGCGAAGAGGAGCATTTGGGGGTGATCAGGAAGACGGTGGAAATAGCCAAAGGCCGCGTTCCGGTTTTAGCCGGTTGCGGCGGCAATGCCACTAAAAAAACGCTTGAGCTTGCCACCAAAGTCAGCGCCTTGGGCGTGGACGCTTTGCTGGTGGTGACGCCTTATTACAATAAGCCGACCCAGCAGGGCCTGTACCATCATTACGCTCAAATCGCCGCCGGCGTCCGCACGCCGATTTGCATTTACAACGTGCCGGGGCGCACCAGCGTCAATATCGAGCCCGCGACCGTGCTGCGTCTGGCCAAAGAGTTCCCGACGATCAAGGCGATTAAGGAATCGTCGGGCAATCTTGATCAAGCCAGCGCCATCATCCGCGAAGCTCCGGAGGGATTCGCCGTGTTGTCCGGGGACGATTCATTGACCTTGCCCATGCTGGCCGTGGGCGCCGCGGGCGCCGTGTCGGTCGTCGGCAATGTGGCTCCGCGTTTGGCCGCTGATTGCTGCGCGGCCTGGGATCGGTCCGATATCGAGGGAGCCAGGCAAATTCATTTGAGGCTTTTTCCCTTGGTCCGTTCTTTGTTTGTGGAGAGCAATCCGGCGCCGGTCAAGTGGGCCTTGAAGCGCCTCGGCCGGTTTGCTTCGGGAGAATTGCGCGCCCCTCTCGTCGAGATCGAGCCCTCAAACGCGCAGAAGGTGGAACGGGCCTTGCGGGACGCGGGTTTGATCAAGGAGCCGGTGACGGCCTGA
- a CDS encoding HAD-IA family hydrolase, which produces MIKAIVFDIDNTLVNFMRMKRHAVDAAVEAMLDAGLPGVKQELVDKIFQVYWREGIENQQIFDKVLVELLGRVDHRILAAGILGYRRAKDAYLAVYPHVHPTLTNLARLGIKMGVVSDAPKLQVFMRIVGLGLAHYFDAVVTFDDTGERKPSPKPFRLVLEKLNVQPAEAIMIGDWAERDMVGAKGVGMTAVFAKYGDEFNKGSGGADYEVMDIGELVAIVRSLNMGGEPAPAAR; this is translated from the coding sequence ATGATCAAAGCTATTGTTTTTGATATCGACAATACCTTAGTCAATTTCATGCGCATGAAGCGCCATGCCGTGGACGCGGCCGTGGAAGCCATGCTTGACGCCGGGCTGCCGGGCGTCAAACAGGAGCTGGTGGATAAAATTTTCCAAGTTTACTGGCGCGAAGGCATTGAAAATCAGCAGATTTTCGACAAAGTTTTGGTCGAACTCTTGGGCCGCGTGGATCACCGGATTTTGGCAGCCGGAATTTTAGGATACCGCCGCGCCAAAGACGCTTATTTGGCCGTTTACCCGCATGTTCATCCCACGTTGACGAATTTGGCGCGCCTGGGCATTAAAATGGGCGTTGTTTCGGACGCGCCCAAACTGCAGGTGTTCATGAGAATCGTGGGGTTGGGGTTGGCCCACTATTTTGACGCGGTGGTGACCTTCGACGACACCGGCGAGAGGAAGCCTTCGCCTAAACCGTTTCGTCTGGTCTTGGAAAAATTGAACGTTCAACCTGCCGAAGCGATTATGATCGGCGATTGGGCGGAGCGCGACATGGTCGGCGCCAAAGGCGTGGGCATGACCGCGGTGTTTGCGAAATATGGAGATGAATTTAATAAAGGCAGCGGCGGCGCGGATTATGAAGTTATGGATATCGGCGAGCTTGTGGCTATTGTGCGCAGCCTCAACATGGGCGGCGAACCCGCCCCAGCCGCGCGTTAA
- a CDS encoding tetratricopeptide repeat protein — protein sequence MKTFVCCLAALMIGCWPCRLNAYNWFGIEQTKEFKQTERRVRQALQNRQWNEALTVLEQSRRRFTHSVKIRFALAYLYRQVGLFSQAREHIQWCVRQSCPGDSCDLALRESAWIAGELFLYEEALDALGRINHRIEADWALEGRLRAAKGEWPAALEAFNHLSTDRPSAAFWKGWCLWRLGRFHEARAYFAKAAPVASARLFERELAASEPDPWVVLGHAAGRRLAGEQAALPGKLAKKNLNGDTAGADLLERLSKGVAR from the coding sequence ATGAAAACATTCGTTTGTTGCTTGGCGGCGTTGATGATCGGTTGTTGGCCTTGCCGCCTGAACGCCTACAATTGGTTCGGCATCGAGCAAACCAAGGAATTCAAACAGACGGAACGCCGCGTCCGCCAGGCGCTGCAGAACCGTCAATGGAACGAGGCCCTGACCGTGCTGGAACAAAGCAGGCGCCGGTTCACGCACAGCGTCAAAATCCGTTTTGCGTTGGCTTATCTTTACCGTCAAGTAGGCCTTTTTTCTCAAGCTCGCGAGCATATCCAGTGGTGCGTGCGCCAATCCTGCCCGGGAGATTCTTGTGATTTGGCGTTGCGGGAATCGGCCTGGATCGCGGGCGAGTTGTTCCTTTACGAGGAAGCGTTGGATGCTCTGGGCCGCATCAATCATCGCATTGAGGCGGATTGGGCGCTCGAGGGGCGCTTGCGCGCCGCTAAAGGCGAATGGCCGGCGGCTTTGGAGGCGTTTAATCACCTCTCGACCGATCGTCCAAGCGCGGCCTTTTGGAAGGGGTGGTGCCTTTGGCGTTTGGGGCGTTTTCATGAGGCCCGCGCTTATTTCGCCAAGGCCGCGCCCGTGGCATCGGCGCGGTTATTCGAGCGTGAACTTGCGGCTTCGGAGCCCGATCCTTGGGTTGTGTTGGGGCATGCCGCCGGCCGTCGTTTGGCCGGGGAACAGGCGGCTTTGCCCGGGAAATTGGCGAAGAAGAATTTAAACGGCGATACCGCCGGGGCGGACCTTTTGGAGCGCCTGTCGAAGGGCGTCGCCCGATGA
- a CDS encoding patatin-like phospholipase family protein encodes MTVKFAAICLSVFFLAPFLRAEPIYTPAYDVDEALAVPSARDTAIDLLWDLWRHLPKAKRGPTGLVLSGGGARGMAHIGILRHLEEIGFPIDSMAATSMGALVGGVYAAGVGIEKIEKMAQEIGFSRMSRFTKTKFLTLALKDGGAPTELYQRWLSAAIDKKTFAETKFPLAICATDLVTGELILLKEGPLAPALLAAATIPGLFRPVSIRQHFLVDGGLLYNIPTEMVAILGAKNVLVVDVSARSYDQPMTRPPSSLRALYRSIEIMGNRMESTTYNGGDYVLRFFPSGVEMFELWRWKEIWEMGLREARSHSQQLRLAFITKAIETLGPEFFALEQTALK; translated from the coding sequence ATGACGGTTAAATTTGCGGCGATTTGTTTGTCCGTTTTTTTCTTGGCGCCTTTTTTGCGGGCCGAGCCGATCTATACGCCAGCTTATGATGTGGATGAAGCGTTGGCCGTGCCGTCGGCGCGCGATACGGCGATCGATCTTCTTTGGGATTTATGGCGGCATCTGCCTAAAGCCAAGCGCGGCCCGACCGGCTTGGTGTTATCCGGCGGCGGGGCCCGGGGCATGGCGCATATCGGCATTTTGCGCCATTTAGAAGAGATCGGTTTTCCCATTGATTCCATGGCCGCCACCAGCATGGGCGCCTTGGTCGGCGGCGTGTATGCGGCCGGAGTCGGCATCGAAAAGATTGAAAAAATGGCCCAGGAAATCGGGTTCAGCCGCATGTCCCGCTTCACGAAGACAAAATTTTTAACGCTGGCGCTCAAAGACGGCGGCGCGCCGACGGAACTCTATCAGCGTTGGTTGAGCGCGGCGATCGATAAGAAAACCTTTGCTGAAACCAAATTCCCTCTGGCCATTTGCGCCACGGACTTGGTGACCGGGGAGTTGATTTTGTTGAAAGAAGGGCCGTTGGCTCCGGCTTTGCTGGCAGCGGCCACGATCCCCGGGCTTTTTCGTCCGGTCAGCATCCGCCAGCATTTTTTAGTGGATGGGGGCTTGCTTTATAACATTCCGACGGAGATGGTGGCCATTTTGGGCGCTAAAAACGTGCTGGTGGTGGATGTCTCCGCCCGTTCTTATGATCAGCCCATGACCCGCCCGCCGTCATCGTTGCGCGCCCTGTACCGTTCGATTGAAATTATGGGAAACCGCATGGAATCGACCACTTATAACGGCGGGGACTATGTCTTGAGATTTTTTCCTTCTGGCGTGGAGATGTTCGAGCTGTGGCGCTGGAAGGAAATATGGGAGATGGGTTTGCGCGAAGCGCGTTCCCATTCGCAGCAATTACGTTTGGCTTTTATCACCAAAGCGATCGAGACGTTGGGGCCTGAATTTTTTGCCTTGGAACAAACGGCTTTGAAATGA
- a CDS encoding TolC family protein, giving the protein MKISGYRRALIACCFLWASAPCAFAQESSIVIKKIDREEAERLALLNNPSLLASLEEIAIAEQRLKMARHLLLPQLGFDATATGFEAERSLVVSEGFGGVVLSPSDNRRLYLGRGTIEQVLYTGGKLRNAVVLAKAALEKARSDRDRTTFRVIRDVRFAFLDALSAVEKEQLMESLAKELETLRPSSDQPGARLIWEDEKLELEELRDQTAAREKRQTVFALLRSIGMDLSSEVRVTGRLDDQELPKKLPTLNESLSWAREFRSEYRTEALESEMNATQVAIALASRSPVVSLAGMSEFLGNEFPLRTNNWSGMLRVHLPFSWDNWATIRERKAQQRKGQVRRVEIDDAIGLEVRQAHFKLASQMGILSKRKEHVERWRELYARARASMRSTEDRLELYHRYKMARERYFEAQAAALRARYEFEYAIGRDLP; this is encoded by the coding sequence ATGAAAATATCTGGGTACCGGCGGGCGTTGATCGCCTGCTGTTTTTTGTGGGCGTCCGCGCCTTGCGCGTTCGCTCAAGAATCCTCGATCGTGATCAAAAAAATCGATCGCGAGGAAGCCGAGCGCTTGGCTTTGCTCAATAATCCGAGCCTATTGGCTTCGTTGGAGGAAATCGCGATCGCGGAGCAGCGCCTGAAGATGGCGCGGCATTTGTTGCTGCCGCAGTTGGGTTTTGACGCGACCGCCACCGGTTTTGAGGCCGAGCGCAGCCTTGTGGTTTCCGAGGGGTTCGGCGGCGTCGTGTTGTCCCCGTCCGATAACCGGCGGCTGTACCTTGGCCGCGGCACCATCGAGCAGGTGCTTTATACGGGCGGAAAATTAAGGAACGCGGTGGTTCTGGCCAAGGCCGCTTTGGAAAAAGCGAGGTCCGACCGCGACCGGACCACGTTTCGCGTGATCCGGGACGTGCGCTTCGCTTTTTTGGACGCCTTATCTGCGGTGGAAAAAGAGCAGTTAATGGAGAGTTTGGCCAAAGAATTGGAAACGCTCAGGCCCTCTTCGGATCAGCCCGGCGCCCGTCTGATCTGGGAAGATGAGAAGCTCGAACTCGAGGAGCTTCGGGATCAGACCGCGGCCAGGGAGAAAAGGCAAACCGTGTTTGCGCTGTTGCGTTCCATCGGCATGGATTTATCGAGCGAAGTCCGCGTCACCGGACGTTTGGACGATCAGGAACTGCCTAAAAAATTGCCGACGTTGAACGAATCGCTTTCCTGGGCGCGCGAGTTTCGTTCGGAATACAGGACCGAAGCCTTGGAAAGCGAAATGAACGCGACGCAGGTGGCCATTGCCTTGGCCTCGCGAAGCCCGGTGGTGAGTTTGGCCGGTATGTCGGAGTTCCTGGGCAACGAGTTTCCGTTGAGGACCAATAATTGGTCCGGCATGCTGCGGGTCCACTTGCCTTTTTCCTGGGACAATTGGGCCACGATTCGCGAGCGCAAGGCGCAGCAGAGGAAGGGCCAAGTCCGCCGCGTGGAGATTGACGACGCCATCGGCCTTGAAGTGCGTCAGGCGCATTTTAAGCTCGCGTCTCAAATGGGGATTTTGTCCAAACGCAAAGAGCATGTGGAACGCTGGCGCGAGCTTTACGCCAGGGCGCGCGCTTCGATGCGTTCCACCGAGGACCGTTTGGAGCTGTACCATCGCTATAAAATGGCCCGCGAACGTTACTTCGAGGCTCAAGCGGCCGCTTTGCGCGCGCGTTATGAGTTTGAATACGCTATCGGAAGGGATTTGCCATGA
- a CDS encoding cytidine deaminase yields the protein MKQGPKKVSREDIRELLALARRAVFSAYAPYSKFRVGAAVLTADGRIYTGSNIENASYGLTVCAERVGIFKAVYEGEKKLKAVAIVTEDPVEKSPCGACLQVMAEFASPETLICLDQGSRPPVVRPLKDFLPLPFRFPRKT from the coding sequence ATTAAACAAGGCCCTAAAAAAGTTTCTCGAGAGGATATCCGCGAGTTGCTTGCTTTAGCCCGCCGCGCCGTTTTTAGCGCCTACGCGCCTTATTCGAAATTTCGCGTCGGGGCCGCTGTCTTGACCGCAGACGGGCGCATTTACACCGGATCCAATATCGAAAACGCGTCTTACGGCTTAACGGTCTGCGCCGAGCGTGTGGGCATTTTTAAGGCGGTTTACGAGGGGGAAAAAAAGCTCAAAGCCGTGGCCATTGTGACCGAAGACCCGGTGGAAAAGAGCCCCTGCGGGGCCTGTTTGCAGGTGATGGCGGAATTCGCGTCTCCGGAGACTTTAATTTGCCTAGATCAGGGTTCCCGTCCGCCCGTGGTGCGTCCCCTCAAGGATTTTTTACCGCTTCCTTTTCGTTTTCCTCGAAAAACCTAG
- a CDS encoding methylmalonyl-CoA mutase: protein MEERPIFATLSGIPVERVYGPKPNGGDPAVTPEKLGEPGHFPFTRGILPGGYRSKLWTMRQFSGHGTPKETNQRLKYLLNHGETGLSVAFDLPTLMGLDSDDPQSEGEVGKEGVAIDTLKDFEILFQGINLKEVSTSMTINLPAVTLFAMYLKIAEAQQVPFNRVRGTCQTDILKEFIAQNEYLFPPEPSLRLVGDLMAYAVDNVPRYFPISISGYHIREAGATAVEELAFTLANGREYVRRMVNRGYDPDRIARSCSFFFDIHNYFFEEIAKLRAARRLWAKFMRDEVGAKREISWILATHCQTAGVSLTAQQPLNNIVRTAYQALAAVLGGTQSLHTNSYDEALCLPTEEAVRVALRTQQIIAHESGVADTVDPLGGSYYVEHLTDTMEEEAAKIIGEIEGMGGVVGALSRGYFHRRIADSAYRYETEMREGGRQVVGVNAYVTDAQRPKILKVPHTVERAQIASLKRVKKMRDQGRVRETLKRLKDTAADERQNVMPAVLDAVGAYATVGEITQVFRDAFGAYQTRN, encoded by the coding sequence ATGGAAGAGCGGCCTATATTCGCCACCCTTTCGGGTATTCCCGTTGAGCGGGTTTACGGTCCAAAACCCAACGGCGGGGACCCTGCGGTCACGCCGGAAAAACTAGGCGAGCCCGGGCATTTTCCATTTACGCGCGGCATTCTGCCGGGCGGTTATCGATCAAAGTTGTGGACCATGCGTCAATTCTCCGGCCATGGCACGCCCAAGGAAACGAATCAGCGCTTGAAATATTTGCTCAATCACGGAGAAACCGGTTTATCCGTGGCCTTCGACTTGCCGACCTTGATGGGCTTGGATTCCGATGATCCGCAATCCGAGGGGGAAGTCGGCAAAGAAGGCGTGGCCATCGACACGCTGAAAGATTTTGAAATTCTCTTCCAGGGCATCAACCTTAAAGAGGTTTCCACCTCCATGACGATTAATTTGCCGGCGGTGACGTTATTCGCCATGTATTTGAAAATCGCCGAGGCTCAGCAAGTTCCCTTCAACCGCGTGCGCGGCACCTGCCAGACGGATATTTTGAAGGAATTCATCGCCCAAAACGAATATCTTTTTCCCCCGGAGCCGTCCTTGCGCTTGGTGGGCGATTTGATGGCGTACGCGGTGGACAATGTGCCGCGTTATTTCCCCATCTCTATTTCCGGCTACCACATCCGCGAAGCCGGGGCCACGGCCGTCGAAGAATTGGCGTTCACCTTGGCCAACGGGCGTGAGTATGTCCGGCGCATGGTCAATCGCGGCTATGACCCGGATCGCATCGCGCGCAGTTGTTCTTTCTTTTTCGATATCCATAATTATTTTTTTGAAGAAATCGCCAAGTTGCGCGCCGCGCGGCGGCTGTGGGCTAAATTTATGAGAGACGAGGTGGGCGCCAAGCGGGAGATTTCCTGGATTTTGGCCACGCATTGCCAGACCGCGGGCGTGTCCTTGACCGCTCAGCAGCCCTTGAACAATATCGTCAGGACCGCGTATCAGGCCCTAGCCGCTGTGTTGGGCGGCACGCAGAGCCTGCATACGAATTCCTATGACGAGGCATTATGCCTGCCTACGGAAGAGGCGGTTCGCGTGGCCTTGCGAACGCAGCAAATCATCGCCCATGAGTCCGGCGTGGCGGATACCGTGGATCCGTTGGGCGGCTCTTATTATGTCGAGCATTTGACGGACACGATGGAAGAGGAGGCCGCTAAAATCATCGGGGAAATCGAGGGCATGGGCGGCGTGGTCGGGGCTTTGAGCCGGGGGTATTTCCACCGCCGCATCGCGGACAGCGCCTATCGCTACGAAACCGAGATGAGGGAGGGCGGACGCCAAGTCGTGGGCGTCAATGCTTATGTCACGGATGCCCAGCGCCCCAAAATTTTGAAAGTTCCTCATACGGTTGAGCGCGCTCAGATCGCGAGCCTCAAGCGCGTTAAGAAAATGCGCGACCAGGGCCGCGTTCGAGAAACGCTCAAGCGTCTAAAAGATACGGCCGCGGATGAGCGCCAGAACGTGATGCCTGCGGTGCTTGACGCCGTTGGCGCTTATGCGACGGTGGGAGAAATCACCCAAGTTTTCCGGGATGCGTTCGGAGCGTATCAAACGAGAAATTAG